A DNA window from Limanda limanda chromosome 6, fLimLim1.1, whole genome shotgun sequence contains the following coding sequences:
- the LOC133003721 gene encoding extracellular calcium-sensing receptor-like → MIFAIEEINKNPAILPNHTLGYKIYNSCGMTNIIKAAIDLASGNREVIDERNCTKADTALVVLGHSGSAPTMGFARVIGRFQIPVISHFATCECLSNRQEFPSFFRTIPSDVHQSRALAKLVRLFGWTWVGAISNKNDYGINGISSFIQAAQEEGVCVEYYQAFEQTGPLRELRKVVETVKDSTSKVIVAFMSHREVKVLAAELYRQNITGLQFVGSDAWITDHSLTDSKGHSILVGSLGFVVSRARIPGLEEHLRRLRPSQFPDSGFVRDFWEETFDCSLGDDTNTQRKTCSGSESLHSVETYFTDVSELRFTNNVYKSVYAAAHALHNLVTCEGKMGPFYDGSCADNRHIEPWQVLHHLQNINFTTRQGERVTFDQNGDSPARYELINLQRVTSGTAHVSTVGVFDATLPDERQFVMNGVKIVWGGGSYTVPVSVCSESCPPGKRKALQKGKPVCCYDCVLCAEGEISQVKDSVDCFKCPIDYWPNTRGDTCILKEIEFLSYAEFMGIILTFLCLLGAVLTAVIALVFYHFRETPLVKANNSELSFLLLFSLTLCFLCSLTFIGRPSEWSCMLRHTAFGITFVLCISCVLGKTIVVLMAFRATLPGRNMMKWFGPAQQRISVLAFTLIQVVICILWLTINPPFPFKNLNHYQEKIILECALGSAVGFWAVLGYIGLLAMLCFVLAFFARKLPDNFNEAKLITFSMLIFCAVWITFIPAYVSSPGKFTVAVEIFAILASSYGLLFCIFIPKCYVILLRPEQNTKKHMMGKIEDIQY, encoded by the exons ATGATCTTTGCAAtcgaggaaataaataaaaatcctgCAATTCTCCCAAACCACACACTGGGCTACAAGATATATAATTCCTGTGGAATGACAAACATCATCAAGGCTGCTATAGATTTAGCCAGCGGGAACAGAGAGGTCATAGACGAGAGGAACTGCACAAAGGCTGACACTGCCCTGGTTGTACTGGGCCACTCGGGCTCTGCACCCACCATGGGATTTGCCCGGGTTATAGGACGATTTCAGATACCAGTG ATAAGCCACTTTGCAACCTGTGAATGTCTGAGCAACAGACAGGAGTTTCCATCCTTCTTCCGAACCATTCccagtgacgtccaccagaGCCGAGCCTTAGCGAAGCTGGTCAGGCTCTTCGGCTGGACCTGGGTGGGGGCGATAAGTAATAAAAATGACTACGGCATCAACGGAATCTCTTCTTTCATTCAAGCTGCGCAAGAAGAGGGTGTGTGCGTAGAGTATTACCAGGCCTTTGAGCAGACGGGTCCTCTCCGCGAGTTGAGGAAAGTGGTTGAAACTGTGAAGGACTCCACCTCCAAAGTCATCGTGGCCTTCATGTCGCACAGAGAGGTTAAAGTGTTGGCAGCAGAGTTGTACAGACAGAACATCACAGGGCTGCAGTTTGTAGGCAGCGACGCCTGGATCACAGATCACTCTCTGACCGACAGCAAGGGGCACAGCATCCTGGTGGGCTCACTGGGCTTTGTCGTCAGCCGAGCCCGGATCCCAGGGCTGGAGGAGCACCTGCGGCGGCTCCGCCCCTCACAGTTCCCCGACAGTGGGTTTGTCAGGGACTTCTGGGAAGAGACGTTTGACTGCTCTCTGGGcgacgacacaaacacacaaagaaagacgTGCAGCGGATCGGAGAGCCTGCATAGTGTTGaaacatattttacagatgTCTCAGAGCTGAGATTCACAAACAATGTGTACAAGTCGGTTTATGCAGCTGCTCATGCTCTGCATAACTTGGTCACATGTGAAGGGAAGATGGGCCCTTTCTATGATGGGAGCTGTGCTGATAACAGACACATTGAACCATGGCag GTGCTGCATCATTTACAGAATATCAACTTCACAACAAGACAAGGGGAGAGAGTGACCTTCGACCAGAATGGAGATTCACCAGCGAGATATGAACTCATAAATTTGCAGCGTGTCACTTCAGGCACCGCGCACGTTTCCACTGTCGGTGTTTTCGACGCCACTCTGCCCGACGAGCGTCAGTTTGTCATGAACGGCGTGAAGATAGTTTGGGGTGGAGGAAGTTACACG GTGCCTGTGTCCGTGTGCAGTGAGAGCTGTCCCCCTGGAAAACGCAAAGCCCTGCAGAAAGGAAAACCTGTTTGCTGTTATGACTGTGTACTGTGCGCTGAAGGAGAAATCAGCCAAGTCAAAG ACTCTGTGGACTGCTTCAAATGTCCCATTGATTACTGGCCGAACACCAGAGGAGACACTTGCATCTTGAAGGAAATTGAATTTCTGTCCTATGCAGAGTTCATGGGGATTATTTTAACATTCCTTTGCCTGCTGGGAGCAGTTCTGACCGCTGTGATAGCACTGGTTTTCTATCACTTCCGGGAAACTCCCCTTGTTAAAGCCAACAACTCCGAgctgagcttcctgctgctcttctccctgactctgtgctTCCTGTGCTCCCTCACCTTCATCGGCCGGCCCTCTGAGTGGTCCTGCATGCTGCGACACACTGCGTTCGGCATCACCTTCGTCCTCTGCATCTCTTGTGTCCTCGGGAAAACTATAGTCGTGTTAATGGCCTTCAGGGCGACACTACCAGGCAGAAATATGATGAAATGGTTTGGGCCTGCACAGCAGAGAATCAGCGTTCTGGCGTTCACTCTCATTCAGGTTGTGATTTGCATTCTTTGGCTGACCATCAATCCTCCTTTTCCGTTCAAAAACTTGAACCACTATCAGGAGAAGATTATACTTGAGTGTGCGCTGGGATCAGCTGTCGGCTTCTGGGCTGTGTTAGGATACATTGGACTCTTAgccatgttgtgttttgttcttgCTTTTTTTGCTCGAAAGCTTCCTGATAATTTCAACGAGGCTAAATTGATCACGTTCAGCATGTTGATATTCTGTGCAGTCTGGATCACATTTATCCCGGCTTATGTCAGCTCTCCTGGGAAGTTCACTGTGGCTGTGGAGATATTTGCTATTCTGGCTTCCAGTTATGGACTTCTTTTCTGTATATTTATACcaaaatgttatgttattttactGAGACCAGAACAAAATACCAAAAAGCACATGATGGGAAAAATAGAAGATATCCAATATTGA
- the LOC133002913 gene encoding extracellular calcium-sensing receptor-like yields the protein MVSSGSLLSLDQCTELTGYGHDDETKGCNSNASSQNAVTHYTTQLTVKCEGLNDRELKFARIVMFTVEEINRDTKLLPGLSLGYRLYNGCGSENLIRAAAEAVTREDSKGCADQIQALLGHSSSGVSGDINIILSPLSIPQVSHLSTCACLSDKRHFPTFFRTVPSDRFQVIGLVQLMKYFDWRWVGIIYTTGLYSDEGTTAFAKEAEKEGICVEYRLRHSFENVQFPAIVEALRKSSSKVVILFMSLYYTKAFMSEIEKYNITGKQWVGSEAWITQTDLASDRRKNLLQGAMGFALPEASIPGLGEFLLSFKPSDEPQSAIVKDFWESFFDCSFSPSNTSATCTGTEDLSTVSSDYTDVTHFRPENNVYKAVYLVAYAIHALLQCHNGSNPTTGKSCVTKDQIQPKLVLEHIKYVNFTTQSGAKVLFDENGDSVAQYDLVNWQIKDDGSVEIVNIGQFDSSLPEGEKFKLKDNSRIVWGGNSMQVPRSVCREPCLPGTRKAINKHKPVCCFDCFECPEGTISNERNSPDCLICPPELWPNEKKDQCLLKPTEYLSYKEIMGALLTGFGCVGIFLSLLTSIIFLTHKETPIVKANNSELSFLLLFSLKLCFLCSLTFIGRPSEWSCMLRHTAFGITFVLCISCVLGKTIVVLMAFRATLPGRNMMKWFGPAQQRLSVLSLTLVQVVICVLWLTTNPPFPRMNMKYYKDKIILECALGSAVGFWAVLGYIGLLALLCFILAFFARKLPDSFNEAKLITFSMLIFCAVWITFIPAYVSSPGKFTVAVEIFAILASSFGLLTCIFAPKCYIIIFRPEQNSKRHLMGKIPPRTL from the exons ATGGTGTCGTCTGGCTCATTGCTCAGCCTGGACCAGTGTACTGAGCTCACTGGGTACGGGCATGATGACGAGACAAAGGGCTGCAATTCCAACGCGTCGTCTCAAAATGCTGTCACTCattacacaacacaactgaCAGTGAAATGTGAGGG GCTGAATGACAGGGAACTGAAATTTGCCAGGATAGTGATGTTTACAGTGGAGGAGATCAACAGAGATACTAAGCTCCTTCCTGGATTGAGTCTGGGTTACAGGCTGTACAATGGCTGTGGGAGTGAGAACCTGATCCGTGCTGCAGCGGAAGCCGTAACCAGAGAGGACTCAAAGGGCTGCGCTGATCAGATACAGGCTCTCCTGGGCCATTCCTCCTCCGGAGTGAGTGGAGACATAAACATTATACTCAGCCCGCTATCCATTCCACAG gTGAGCCATCTCTCTACTTGTGCTTGCTTGAGTGACAAAAGGCATTTTCCCACATTCTTCAGAACTGTGCCCAGTGACCGCTTCCAAGTCATTGGTCTGGTGCAGCTCATGAAATACTTTGACTGGCGCTGGGTGGGGATTATTTATACTACTGGCTTGTACTCAGATGAAGGTACAACAGCATTTGCAAaggaggcagaaaaagaggGCATATGTGTTGAATACCGGTTACGTCACTCATTTGAAAATGTACAATTTCCTGCTATCGTGGAGGCTCTGAGGAAATCCTCATCCAAGGTGGTCATCTTGTTTATGTCCTTATACTACACCAAAGCGTTCATGTCAGAAATAGAGAAGTATAACATTACTGGAAAGCAATGGGTTGGCAGTGAGGCTTGGATCACTCAAACAGACCTGGCTTCTGATAGGAGAAAGAACCTTTTGCAGGGGGCGATGGGCTTTGCTCTCCCTGAGGCCTCCATCCCAGGTCTTGGTGAATTCTTACTCAGCTTTAAGCCCTCTGACGAACCACAGAGTGCTATAGTTAAAGATTTCTGGGAGTCGTTCTTTgactgcagcttctctccttcAAATACTTCTGCTACGTGTACTGGCACAGAAGATCTCAGCACAGTCTCCAGTGACTACACAGACGTGACACATTTTAGGCCAGAGAATAATGTGTACAAAGCTGTCTACTTGGTGGCATATGCTATTCATGCACTACTGCAATGTCACAACGGCTCAAATCCAACCACTGGAAAGTCCTGCGTGACTAAAGACCAAATTCAGCCTAAATTA GTGTTGGAGCACATTAAGTATGTGAACTTCACAACACAGAGTGGGGCCAaggttttgtttgatgaaaatGGAGACTCAGTTGCCCAGTATGACTTAGTtaactggcaaataaaagatgaCGGCTCTGTGGAGATCGTAAACATCGGTCAATTTGACAGTTCTCTTCCAGAGGGGGAGAAATTCAAACTAAAAGACAACAGCAGGATTGTTTGGGGAGGAAACAGTATGCAG GTGCCGAGGTCTGTTTGCAGAGAGCCGTGTCTCCCAGGGACTCGAAAGGCGATAAACAAGCATAAACCTGTGTGCTGCTTCGACTGCTTTGAGTGCCCCGAGGGAACAATTAGTAATGAGAGAA ATTCTCCCGACTGTTTGATCTGTCCACCTGAACTTTggccaaatgaaaaaaaagaccaGTGTCTCCTGAAGCCGACTGAGTACCTCTCCTACAAAGAGATAATGGGGGCACTTTTAACTGGATTTGGTTGTGTGGGCATATTTTTATCTCTACTGACATCAATCATTTTTCTGACTCATAAAGAGACTCCCATTGTTAAAGCCAACAACTCCGAgctgagcttcctgctgctcttctctctaAAACTCTGCTTCCTGTGCTCCCTTACATTCATCGGCCGGCCCTCTGAGTGGTCCTGCATGCTGCGACACACTGCGTTTGGCATCACCtttgtcctctgcatctcttGTGTCCTCGGGAAAACTATAGTTGTGTTAATGGCCTTCAGGGCGACACTTCCAGGCAGAAATATGATGAAATGGTTCGGTCCTGCACAGCAGAGGCTCAGTGTTCTGAGTTTAACCCTGGTTCAGGTTGTAATTTGTGTACTTTGGCTCACAACCAACCCTCCATTCCCAAGGATGAACATGAAATACtataaagataagataatcTTAGAGTGTGCTCTGGGGTCAGCTGTCGGGTTCTGGGCTGTGCTGGGTTACATCGGACTTCTTGCTCTCTTGTGTTTCATTCTTGCTTTTTTTGCCAGGAAGCTGCCAGACAGCTTTAATGAGGCCAAACTGATCACCTTCAGCATGTTGATATTCTGTGCAGTCTGGATCACATTCATCCCGGCATATGTCAGCTCTCCTGGGAAGTTCACTGTGGCTGTGGAGATATTTGCTATTCTGGCCTCCAGCTTTGGCTTGCTGACATGCATTTTTGCTCCAAAATGCTACATAATCATATTCAGGCCAGAACAAAACTCAAAGAGACATTTGATGGGAAAAATACCACCAAGGACACTTTGA